A stretch of DNA from Fibrobacter sp. UWB11:
CGGCCAAGGAGCTTATCAACGGTCTTGATGACGACCTTGATGATATCGATGTTCTTCCATTCGTTGAAGCCACCGATATTGTAGGTTTCGGCAATATTACCATTGTGGAAAATCACGTCAATCGCGCGGGCATGGTCTTCGACAAAGAGCCAGTCGCGGACGTTTTCACCCTTGCCATAAACCGGGAGCGGCTTCTTGTGGCGGATGTTGTTGATGAAGAGCGGGATAAGCTTTTCGGGGAACTGGTACGGACCGTAGTTGTTGGAGCAGTTCGTCACGATGGTCGGCATGCCGTAGGTATCGTGGAACGCACGCACAAAGTGGTCGGAGCCAGCCTTGGATGCGGAATACGGGCTATGCGGCGTGTACTTCGTCGTTTCGTAGAAGAAGTCGTCACCGTAAGCCAAGTGATGTTCCGAGCTAGAAGCCGTCGTCGTGAACGGAGGCGTGATGCCTTCCGGGTGGTTCATCTTGAGGGCGCCGTAGACTTCGTCGGTCGAAATGTGGTAGAAACGCTTGCCTTCGTACTTTTCGGGGAGGCTTTCCCAGTAGAGCTTGGCGGCCTGCAAAAGCGTGAGCGTACCCATGACGTTCGTACGAGCAAATGTGAACGGATCCTTGATGGAACGGTCCACATGGCTTTCGGCAGCAAGGTGGATGATGCCATCGACCTGTTCGTCCTGCATAAGCTTGTAGAATGCGTCAAAATCGCAAATATCCATTTTCACGAACTTGTAGTTCGGCTTGTCTTCGACATCCTTCAAGTTCGCAAGATTACCCGCATAAGTAAGCTTATCAAGGTTGATAATCTTGTATTCAGGATACTTATTGACAAAAAGACGAACGACATGGCTACCAATAAAGCCAGCACCGCCTGTAATCACTATTGAACGTTTCATGCTTTTCTCCAATTTACAAGAACAATATAGAAATTGTAAAAACAGATTCCATTTAAAGCGCCCTACAATAACAGTATTTGACATAAAAAAAGAACCCGGCAAAGAAAGCCGAGTTCGTTGAGATAATAAGAAGTTTAGAACTAAAGTCCTGCGTCTTGAAGCAATACAGGATACAAATAATTTCGATAAACCCACATAGCCTGTTCTTGGCCTAAATTTTTATATGTAGTCGCTTGCAGGACTATTTCATCATGTTTTCCAGGATTAAAAGTTGCAGCAAAAGTTGAAACAACACCAACACTTTTCCCACGAGGCAACTCATCTACGCACCTATTTTCAACAGCGTTTGAAACCGACACGGGAACACTTGATTCTGTATATCTACCCACACCTGAAACTTCTTTGCAATTTCCAAAATCATCACAGTCTTGCACGCATATAGTTCTAATATAAAGTAAATCAGCCTTTGTAGGAGCAGCATCTTTTGCAATCATTATTTTTGCATAACCTTGATTAACGCTATTCACTAGGAGTTCTTGACGATAATGATACGTATGGCCCCAAAGATCAACTCGTCTAAAATAATTATGATCAGTATCGCCACACACATTTTGAGGGCAATCATCTACAACAGCCTGCAAATTAGGTATTTCAGCAAATTCTATAACAAGTCCTTGCTGAGCAGCACCTATTGAAGACGTAACAGAATTATCCATGCCCGATTCAGAGCAACCCATCATCGCCAAAGCCCAAACAACGGCCCCCAAAGTAACTTTTTTCATAATTATCTCCTTTTAAAAAAAGTTGGGCCACAATATATTTTATTTTAATTTAGATTTCAATACAACATTTTCAATTATAACATAAAAATAATTTATCTATTAAAACTCCATACATACTACAAACTAATAACCCTTTATCGACAGTCAACAAACTAATTTATAATAAAACTCAAATTAATTTATTTTCATCATACAAGCAAACAAAATCCAAAAAGAAAAAAATCCAGCTACAAGAGCCGGATTTCATTTTCAAAAGAATGATTTTATAACAGAGCGTTGCGTCTGAGCTTAATAATGAATTTTTCCTTCAGCAACTTTTTTCAAGTGCTGGCCGTAAGGAGACTTACCATACTTGGCGGCTGATTCCAAAAGTTTTTCTTTGTTGATCCAACCGTTGATATAGGCAATTTCTTCGATTGCAGAAATCTGGATACCCTGGCGGTTTTCGACCATTTTCACGAACTCGCCCGCTTCGATGAGGCTATCCATCGTGCCGGTATCAAGCCATGCAAAACCACGGCCCAAGAGTTTCACGTCAAGTTCGCCCTTGTCGAGATAGGTCTTGTTAAGGTCGGTAATTTCAAGTTCGCCACGAGCACTCGGCTTTTGCACCTTTGCAAATTTCGAAACGCGATTGTCGTAGAAATAAAGGCCTGTAATGGCATAATTGCTCTTCGGTTCCTTCGGCTTTTCTTCCACCGAAATCACCTTGCCATCCTTATCGAATTCCACGACGCCAAAGCGTTCCGGGTCCTCGACATAATAACCGAACACACTTGCACGTCCGTTTTCTTCGGCGTTTTTCACAGCGGCCTTCAAAAGCGGGCTAAAACCGTTTCCATAGAAGATGTTATCGCCAAGGACCATTGCACAGCAATCATCGCCAATAAATTCTTCGCCAAGGATGAATGCCTGAGCAAGTCCGTCCGGGCTCGGTTGTACCTTGTAACTCAAGTTGAGACCCATGGCAGAACCATCGCCAAGCAAGCGTTCAAAATTCGGTAAATCCGTCGGAGTCGATATAATAAGAATATCACGGATACCCGCCAGCATAAGCGTAGACAACGGATAATAAATCATCGGCTTATCATAGACCGGCAAAAGTTGCTTCGACGTAACCATCGTAAGCGGATACAGACGCGTGCCGGAACCCCCAGCGAGTACGATACCTTTCATAACAAATCTCCTTGATTTCGAAAATAGAAAACTTCCTACGAAATATTTTCAAAAAGTTATCTTTGCACCACTATGGCAGAGCAAAACAAGCGTATTCTCAAAGATTTTTTGAATGAACTTCTCGAAAAAGTCAACGGACACCGTTCCGACATATCGTCCGAAGACGTTTTAGAA
This window harbors:
- a CDS encoding dTDP-glucose 4,6-dehydratase — encoded protein: MKRSIVITGGAGFIGSHVVRLFVNKYPEYKIINLDKLTYAGNLANLKDVEDKPNYKFVKMDICDFDAFYKLMQDEQVDGIIHLAAESHVDRSIKDPFTFARTNVMGTLTLLQAAKLYWESLPEKYEGKRFYHISTDEVYGALKMNHPEGITPPFTTTASSSEHHLAYGDDFFYETTKYTPHSPYSASKAGSDHFVRAFHDTYGMPTIVTNCSNNYGPYQFPEKLIPLFINNIRHKKPLPVYGKGENVRDWLFVEDHARAIDVIFHNGNIAETYNIGGFNEWKNIDIIKVVIKTVDKLLGRAEGEDLNLITYVTDRLGHDARYAIDSTKLQKELGWEPSLQFEEGIEKTVRWYLDNQEWLDNITSGDYEKYYETMYKNR
- the rfbA gene encoding glucose-1-phosphate thymidylyltransferase RfbA encodes the protein MKGIVLAGGSGTRLYPLTMVTSKQLLPVYDKPMIYYPLSTLMLAGIRDILIISTPTDLPNFERLLGDGSAMGLNLSYKVQPSPDGLAQAFILGEEFIGDDCCAMVLGDNIFYGNGFSPLLKAAVKNAEENGRASVFGYYVEDPERFGVVEFDKDGKVISVEEKPKEPKSNYAITGLYFYDNRVSKFAKVQKPSARGELEITDLNKTYLDKGELDVKLLGRGFAWLDTGTMDSLIEAGEFVKMVENRQGIQISAIEEIAYINGWINKEKLLESAAKYGKSPYGQHLKKVAEGKIHY